A window of Triplophysa dalaica isolate WHDGS20190420 chromosome 7, ASM1584641v1, whole genome shotgun sequence contains these coding sequences:
- the cbx7a gene encoding chromobox homolog 7a isoform X2, translating to MGNVEYLLKWQGWSPKYSTWEPEENILDPRLVVAYEEKEEKERALAYKRKGLRPRRIVLRNIYPMDLRSAHKVLLKPAPRIRLSLSRSLEIDQIGRRCREGYRRLEKRRPRIMDDVKPFQQLTRSPIFSKDFRVKEWDRVEEIEQKKQRMTINDENTDMNQDIPSGHELSEGYNSSTEQEPIIIVRKTENCQSSLDHSEKPIEDTCLMTGPILGATDGLENRTITETQLTVPVTNTAGGGDSEHDATNTDQSLQNSTNLETKVEGVPDKIQNRPSVIEVHMSVKQEMIRETGQSDTPEVEDKSEMDVEVTEECKTTLQVPTDQSQASSTIAVHTGKVIVTKVTINSLTVTFKEAMSAEGFFSDCALEL from the exons GGAAATGTCGAATATCTTTTGAAGTGGCAAGGATGGTCCCCTAA GTACAGCACCTGGGAACCAGAGGAAAACATACTGGACCCTCGGCTTGTCGTCGCCTACGAAGAAAA agaagagaaagaaagagctCTGGCTTATAAGAGAAAAGGCCTGAGACCACGTCGGATTGTATTGCGG AACATCTACCCAATGGACCTACGAAGTGCCCACAAGGTTCTGCTTAAACCAGCCCCAAGAATCCGTCTGTCACTTTCCCGTTCCCTGGAGATTGACCAGATCGGACGGCGCTGTAGAGAGGGCTACCGTCGCTTAGAAAAACGCAGGCCCAGAATCATGGATGATGTTAAGCCTTTCCAGCAACTAACAAGAAGCCCAATTTTTTCAAAAGACTTTAGAGTGAAAGAGTGGGATAGAGTCGAGGAAATCGagcagaagaaacaaagaatGACAATCAATGatgaaaacacagacatgaaCCAGGACATTCCAAGTG GCCATGAGCTATCTGAGGGGTACAACTCTTCGACAGAACAAGAACCAATAATCATCGTCAGGAAAACTGAGAACTGCCAGTCCAGTTTAGACCACAGTGAGAAACCAATCGAGGACACTTGCCTTATGACAGGTCCAATTTTAGGAGCAACAGATGGACTTGAAAACCGCACAATCACCGAAACACAACTGACCGTCCCAGTCACAAACACTGCAGGGGGTGGCGACTCTGAACACGATGCAACAAACACTGACCAATCACTACAAAACAGTACCAACTTAGAAACGAAAGTGGAAGGTGTGCCTGACAAAATACAAAACCGACCTTCGGTTATCGAAGTACATATGAGTGTGAAACAGGAGATGATAAGAGAAACAGGTCAGTCAGACACTCCAGAGGTCGAGGATAAAAGCGAGATGGATGTTGAGGTCACAGAAGAATGTAAAACAACATTACAGGTACCGACCGACCAATCACAGGCTTCCTCCACCATCGCAGTGCATACCGGGAAGGTAATTGTGACTAAGGTAACCATTAATTCCCTGACCGTGACCTTTAAAGAGGCCATGAGCGCGGAAGGATTTTTTAGCGACTGCGCGCTTGAGTTGTAA
- the cbx7a gene encoding chromobox homolog 7a isoform X1, translated as MELIAIGEQVFAVESITKKRIRKGNVEYLLKWQGWSPKYSTWEPEENILDPRLVVAYEEKEEKERALAYKRKGLRPRRIVLRNIYPMDLRSAHKVLLKPAPRIRLSLSRSLEIDQIGRRCREGYRRLEKRRPRIMDDVKPFQQLTRSPIFSKDFRVKEWDRVEEIEQKKQRMTINDENTDMNQDIPSGHELSEGYNSSTEQEPIIIVRKTENCQSSLDHSEKPIEDTCLMTGPILGATDGLENRTITETQLTVPVTNTAGGGDSEHDATNTDQSLQNSTNLETKVEGVPDKIQNRPSVIEVHMSVKQEMIRETGQSDTPEVEDKSEMDVEVTEECKTTLQVPTDQSQASSTIAVHTGKVIVTKVTINSLTVTFKEAMSAEGFFSDCALEL; from the exons GGAAATGTCGAATATCTTTTGAAGTGGCAAGGATGGTCCCCTAA GTACAGCACCTGGGAACCAGAGGAAAACATACTGGACCCTCGGCTTGTCGTCGCCTACGAAGAAAA agaagagaaagaaagagctCTGGCTTATAAGAGAAAAGGCCTGAGACCACGTCGGATTGTATTGCGG AACATCTACCCAATGGACCTACGAAGTGCCCACAAGGTTCTGCTTAAACCAGCCCCAAGAATCCGTCTGTCACTTTCCCGTTCCCTGGAGATTGACCAGATCGGACGGCGCTGTAGAGAGGGCTACCGTCGCTTAGAAAAACGCAGGCCCAGAATCATGGATGATGTTAAGCCTTTCCAGCAACTAACAAGAAGCCCAATTTTTTCAAAAGACTTTAGAGTGAAAGAGTGGGATAGAGTCGAGGAAATCGagcagaagaaacaaagaatGACAATCAATGatgaaaacacagacatgaaCCAGGACATTCCAAGTG GCCATGAGCTATCTGAGGGGTACAACTCTTCGACAGAACAAGAACCAATAATCATCGTCAGGAAAACTGAGAACTGCCAGTCCAGTTTAGACCACAGTGAGAAACCAATCGAGGACACTTGCCTTATGACAGGTCCAATTTTAGGAGCAACAGATGGACTTGAAAACCGCACAATCACCGAAACACAACTGACCGTCCCAGTCACAAACACTGCAGGGGGTGGCGACTCTGAACACGATGCAACAAACACTGACCAATCACTACAAAACAGTACCAACTTAGAAACGAAAGTGGAAGGTGTGCCTGACAAAATACAAAACCGACCTTCGGTTATCGAAGTACATATGAGTGTGAAACAGGAGATGATAAGAGAAACAGGTCAGTCAGACACTCCAGAGGTCGAGGATAAAAGCGAGATGGATGTTGAGGTCACAGAAGAATGTAAAACAACATTACAGGTACCGACCGACCAATCACAGGCTTCCTCCACCATCGCAGTGCATACCGGGAAGGTAATTGTGACTAAGGTAACCATTAATTCCCTGACCGTGACCTTTAAAGAGGCCATGAGCGCGGAAGGATTTTTTAGCGACTGCGCGCTTGAGTTGTAA